The Petrocella atlantisensis genome has a window encoding:
- the tmk gene encoding dTMP kinase has product MKGIFITIEGGDGSGKSTQIDLLMSYFDEHGFKVLLTREPGGTPISEKIRAVILDSNNMEMDNMTEVLLYAAARAQHVAEFIKPSIEQGKVVICDRFVDSSVVYQGYARGVGIDAVENINSYATLGLIPDLTILLDLPPDLGLFRKKNQQALDRLELESDAFHLKVNEGYRLLAKRHQNRILTVDATKSIEDIHQIILEAIKALLPK; this is encoded by the coding sequence ATGAAAGGTATATTTATAACAATAGAAGGTGGAGACGGTTCCGGAAAATCAACTCAGATTGACTTGCTCATGTCATATTTTGATGAGCATGGTTTTAAAGTTTTATTGACAAGAGAGCCGGGTGGAACACCGATTAGTGAAAAAATCAGAGCGGTGATTTTAGATAGTAATAACATGGAAATGGACAATATGACAGAGGTATTGTTATATGCAGCTGCAAGAGCACAACATGTAGCTGAGTTCATCAAGCCGAGTATTGAACAAGGTAAGGTGGTTATTTGTGATCGTTTTGTGGATTCCTCTGTCGTCTATCAAGGCTATGCTAGGGGTGTTGGTATAGATGCCGTTGAAAATATTAACAGTTATGCGACTCTTGGCTTAATACCGGATTTGACCATATTATTGGATTTACCACCGGACCTTGGACTATTTAGGAAAAAAAATCAACAAGCTTTAGATCGACTAGAACTTGAAAGCGATGCTTTTCATTTAAAGGTTAATGAAGGCTATCGGCTTTTGGCAAAACGCCATCAAAATAGAATCTTGACGGTAGATGCAACAAAGTCTATAGAGGACATCCATCAAATTATATTAGAGGCTATAAAAGCATTATTACCAAAATAA
- a CDS encoding O-acetylhomoserine aminocarboxypropyltransferase/cysteine synthase family protein: MSNSKHTYGFDTLQLHAGQEPDPATGSRAVPIYQTSAYSFRDFEHGKNLFNLSEPGNIYTRIMNPTTDVFEKRIAALEGGVAALAVASGSAAITYAIQNIASVGDEIVAANSLYGGTHNLLKNTLPKFGITTHLVNPDRIENFAEKINEKTKAIYIETIGNPLTNIIDIEAVANLAHENGLPLIVDNTFATPYLNRPIEFGADIVVHSATKFIGGHGTSIGGVIVDSGNFDWAASGRFKSFTEPDPSYHGIVYSEALGNLAYIIKARVTLLRDTGAAISPFNSFLFLQGLETLSLRVERHVSNAKKIAEYLNNHELVNWVHYPSLKDDPYHELAQKYLPKGSGSIFTFGIKGDEVAAEKFINALELFSHLANVADAKSLVIHPSTTTHQQLSDEDQIAAGITKDTIRLSIGIEDVDDLIYDLDQAFKATV, encoded by the coding sequence ATGAGCAATAGCAAACATACTTATGGATTTGATACTTTACAATTACATGCCGGTCAGGAACCTGATCCTGCAACCGGTTCAAGAGCCGTACCAATCTATCAGACAAGTGCTTATAGCTTTAGAGATTTTGAACATGGCAAAAATCTTTTTAACTTAAGTGAACCCGGTAATATTTATACACGTATTATGAATCCAACAACCGATGTTTTTGAGAAGCGCATCGCTGCCCTTGAGGGTGGTGTGGCGGCACTAGCCGTTGCTTCCGGATCTGCAGCTATCACCTACGCCATTCAAAACATCGCTTCTGTTGGTGATGAAATCGTAGCAGCCAATTCTCTATATGGCGGTACACATAACCTGTTAAAAAATACATTACCGAAATTTGGTATTACAACGCATTTGGTTAATCCTGATCGTATCGAAAATTTTGCTGAGAAAATCAATGAAAAAACAAAAGCCATTTATATTGAAACCATTGGTAATCCTTTGACCAATATTATAGATATAGAAGCTGTAGCGAATCTCGCTCATGAAAACGGTTTGCCACTTATTGTTGACAATACTTTTGCAACACCTTATCTAAACAGACCTATAGAATTTGGTGCTGATATTGTTGTACATTCAGCTACTAAGTTCATTGGGGGACACGGTACTTCTATTGGCGGTGTCATTGTAGATTCCGGTAATTTTGATTGGGCCGCTAGCGGACGGTTTAAAAGTTTTACTGAACCTGATCCAAGCTACCACGGTATTGTCTATTCTGAAGCCCTTGGAAACCTTGCCTACATCATCAAAGCTAGGGTAACTTTATTACGAGATACCGGTGCTGCAATTAGTCCTTTTAACTCATTTCTATTCTTACAAGGACTAGAAACACTTTCCCTAAGAGTAGAACGTCATGTATCTAATGCTAAGAAAATTGCAGAATATTTAAATAACCATGAGCTTGTAAACTGGGTACACTATCCTTCATTAAAAGATGACCCTTATCATGAACTTGCTCAAAAATATTTACCAAAAGGATCCGGAAGTATTTTCACTTTTGGCATTAAAGGCGATGAAGTTGCAGCAGAAAAATTTATCAATGCTCTTGAATTGTTTTCACATTTGGCCAACGTCGCTGATGCCAAGTCTTTGGTGATTCATCCAAGCACAACAACCCATCAACAATTAAGCGATGAAGATCAGATTGCAGCCGGTATTACAAAAGACACCATAAGGCTTTCTATTGGTATCGAAGATGTGGATGACTTGATCTATGATCTGGATCAAGCATTTAAGGCTACAGTATAA
- a CDS encoding ABC transporter permease translates to MDILYSMLALTLIYSTPIIITAIGGMFSERSGVVNIALEGMMMIGGFTAATTIVFLEGTTSFAPWISLMIGALAGGLISVIHAYLSIHLSSDQVISGTAINILAGGLTIYLAQVIFGQQRTETFRQGFIKNTYSGLSDIPIIGKIFFTNMYPTVFLALLLVVISWYFLYKTPFGLRLRATGEHPHAVDSMGISVYKMRYIGVILSGCLAGLGGGVMVLTQDTQFTIMSVHGTGFIALAALIFGKWKPLGLLGASLFFGFSQILSIYSTSISFLSKLPMEYFKSLPYILTIIALVIFSNKAVGPKAAGEPYDKGQR, encoded by the coding sequence ATGGATATACTTTACTCGATGTTGGCTTTGACGTTAATATATTCAACACCTATTATTATTACAGCGATTGGTGGGATGTTTTCAGAACGTAGTGGTGTTGTTAATATCGCCCTTGAAGGTATGATGATGATCGGTGGATTTACAGCAGCAACAACCATAGTATTTTTGGAAGGAACAACCAGCTTTGCGCCATGGATATCTTTGATGATTGGTGCTTTGGCAGGAGGTCTTATATCTGTTATACATGCATATTTGAGCATACATCTAAGCAGTGATCAGGTTATATCAGGTACAGCCATAAATATATTGGCAGGTGGTTTGACCATCTATTTGGCACAGGTTATATTCGGACAACAAAGAACGGAAACCTTTAGACAAGGTTTTATCAAAAATACTTATAGTGGATTAAGTGATATTCCTATTATTGGTAAGATCTTTTTTACAAATATGTACCCGACTGTATTTTTAGCCTTATTATTGGTAGTGATTAGTTGGTATTTTCTCTATAAGACCCCTTTTGGACTTAGATTAAGAGCAACGGGGGAACACCCTCATGCGGTTGACAGTATGGGTATCAGTGTCTATAAGATGCGATATATCGGTGTCATTCTATCAGGATGTCTTGCAGGACTAGGTGGTGGTGTTATGGTACTGACCCAAGACACACAATTTACGATTATGAGTGTTCATGGTACGGGATTCATTGCTCTTGCGGCATTGATATTTGGTAAGTGGAAACCACTTGGTCTTTTAGGTGCAAGTTTATTCTTTGGATTTTCACAGATTCTTAGTATTTACTCAACTAGCATTAGCTTTTTGTCAAAATTACCAATGGAGTATTTTAAATCTTTACCATATATACTGACCATTATAGCCTTGGTTATATTTAGTAATAAGGCGGTTGGTCCAAAAGCTGCAGGTGAACCTTACGACAAAGGTCAACGATAG
- a CDS encoding helix-turn-helix domain-containing protein gives MNAFEQQRQQYIINLLSEILPENLKNETQLSQIGLHESGTYIVLQLTLTNGITRLIGGMPEHSLTAWKNTFHQHLLDAFTYMDIKPVCLLNLQPFNRTLILSISNTLPHQSIKQQLQTCFDELHKALTTTYGASIIGCFGSFVNNFFSIGSSYKKSRKLQEYTLIIGQGHCVFFDDFSIQEDYSLIEYSYIQNFETLLQHRDWLNIYKLIDTIKWSLISNATNNSKTIYLYKEIYALTIRHLFNQMLTYQEEIKQLNEGIIMFEHLFNDLHDVHAYYLEILQNISQVDMDTPYSLHIKKALHIIHLEYMQAISLNYIADSLNISTAYLSRLFKNEVGINFKAYLTNYRLSIAKQLLTATTHDLLTIGTNIGYPTATQFIRVFRSSEGMTPTEYRNYHPVIDRS, from the coding sequence ATGAATGCATTTGAGCAACAACGCCAACAATATATTATTAATCTTCTAAGTGAAATCTTACCGGAGAATTTAAAAAATGAGACACAACTGTCTCAGATTGGTCTCCATGAGTCCGGTACTTATATTGTCTTGCAATTAACGCTGACAAACGGCATAACACGGTTAATAGGGGGTATGCCGGAGCATTCCCTTACAGCATGGAAAAATACTTTCCATCAACATCTTCTTGATGCCTTTACCTATATGGATATTAAACCCGTATGCCTCTTAAACCTTCAACCTTTTAACCGTACCTTGATTCTTTCTATATCAAATACTCTTCCTCATCAAAGTATAAAACAACAGCTACAGACTTGCTTTGATGAACTGCATAAAGCATTGACAACAACCTATGGTGCATCTATTATTGGTTGTTTTGGTAGTTTTGTTAATAACTTTTTTAGTATCGGTAGTTCCTATAAAAAGTCTAGAAAGCTCCAAGAATATACTTTAATTATTGGACAAGGTCATTGTGTGTTTTTTGATGACTTTTCCATCCAGGAGGATTACTCCTTAATTGAATACAGTTATATTCAAAACTTTGAAACTTTACTACAGCATCGTGATTGGCTAAATATATACAAGCTCATTGATACGATCAAATGGTCCCTTATTTCCAATGCCACAAATAATTCTAAAACCATTTATTTATATAAAGAAATTTATGCTTTAACCATTCGACATCTGTTTAACCAAATGCTTACCTATCAAGAAGAAATCAAACAGCTCAATGAAGGAATTATCATGTTCGAACACCTTTTTAACGACTTACATGATGTACATGCTTATTACTTGGAAATATTACAGAATATTTCGCAAGTAGATATGGATACGCCTTATTCTTTGCATATTAAAAAGGCCTTACATATCATCCACTTGGAGTATATGCAGGCCATTAGCTTAAATTATATTGCAGATTCTTTAAATATTTCTACTGCTTATCTGTCTAGACTATTCAAAAACGAAGTTGGCATAAATTTCAAAGCCTATTTGACCAACTATCGCCTCAGTATCGCCAAGCAACTCCTAACGGCCACCACCCATGATCTTCTAACCATCGGTACAAATATCGGCTATCCTACAGCCACTCAGTTTATTCGAGTTTTTAGATCCAGTGAAGGTATGACACCAACAGAATATAGAAACTATCATCCTGTCATTGACCGTTCATGA
- a CDS encoding ABC transporter permease: MKKFIDFITNEKNHKFVIPAIAIFLGFFVGSIILILTGQNPIQLFTSLIRGVLGIDISRIGSGKSIFNARYIGEYFVSAMPIILTGLSVAFAFRTGLFNIGAEGQLLVGSFASVAVGVTLDLPGFVLLPVVILSGTLAGAIWGFVPGILKAKFNVHEVVVTIMMNYTALYLTNYYLKQLPGSDNVKSMPLPAGATLKSDFLIEMTNKSRLHWGFILIAIAIFIFWYIIEKTTFGYELKAVGYNPHAAKYAGMKVERNAALSMAIAGAFSGLAGTVIAIGTFGYGRVLGSFENYGFDGIAVALVGGNTAFGSLFGGLLFGSLSAAQPVMQSSGIPRDIAIIISSTIILFVAMQNGIKIILKRIKGAK; the protein is encoded by the coding sequence ATGAAGAAATTTATCGATTTCATCACAAATGAGAAGAATCATAAGTTTGTCATTCCTGCAATTGCCATTTTTTTAGGTTTCTTTGTTGGATCAATTATCCTAATCCTAACAGGACAAAATCCAATTCAATTATTCACTTCTTTAATTAGAGGGGTTCTTGGAATTGATATCAGTCGCATAGGCAGTGGAAAAAGTATTTTTAATGCTAGGTATATTGGCGAGTATTTTGTTTCAGCAATGCCAATCATACTGACAGGTCTTTCTGTAGCGTTTGCTTTTAGAACAGGTTTGTTCAATATTGGTGCTGAAGGACAACTTTTAGTTGGTTCTTTTGCTTCTGTGGCAGTAGGTGTAACTTTAGATCTTCCTGGATTTGTATTATTACCGGTGGTTATTCTTTCCGGTACTTTAGCGGGTGCTATATGGGGATTTGTACCAGGTATACTTAAGGCCAAATTTAACGTACATGAGGTTGTAGTTACCATCATGATGAATTATACGGCCTTGTATTTAACCAATTACTATTTAAAACAGTTGCCAGGTAGTGATAATGTAAAATCCATGCCACTACCTGCTGGCGCCACTTTGAAAAGTGATTTTTTAATTGAGATGACCAATAAATCCAGATTACATTGGGGCTTTATCCTTATTGCGATAGCCATTTTCATATTCTGGTATATCATTGAAAAAACGACCTTCGGTTATGAATTAAAAGCGGTTGGCTATAACCCACATGCAGCCAAATATGCAGGTATGAAAGTTGAACGTAATGCAGCATTGTCTATGGCCATTGCAGGTGCATTTTCCGGTTTAGCTGGAACGGTTATTGCTATTGGTACTTTTGGATATGGTAGAGTGCTTGGAAGTTTTGAAAATTATGGATTTGATGGTATAGCCGTGGCTCTAGTAGGTGGTAATACTGCTTTTGGTTCGTTGTTTGGAGGCTTACTATTTGGATCTCTCAGTGCGGCACAACCGGTTATGCAATCCAGTGGTATACCTAGAGACATTGCTATTATCATCAGTTCGACAATCATACTGTTTGTTGCGATGCAAAATGGTATTAAGATTATTCTAAAACGTATAAAGGGGGCAAAGTAA
- a CDS encoding methyl-accepting chemotaxis protein translates to MENITEIGNYRQKNINRLTLGVRSKILMSIIVALLISPTISLFLNQLVNRLELFTGDISVYISTVINLFVVSAIIMLQLHLIILKPLKAITEKIRTITQDLDLETRINGNFKHEIGDLAFFLNGFLDSVQTTVKDVKASTERVSNHSKSVVKLNGSVSKTATDIGRNMEEIANGMSSQAADNENAVQATLAFGNQINEEQQKITEIHDMTLLIKDMKDDGLTILKNLVHKTQETKAVAGIVNDIVLNTNTSAESIQSASAMIQQISNQTNLLALNAAIEAARAGEHGKGFAVVADEIRKLAEQSNDFTQKISNIIEELMKKSVLAVDKMSEVGEIVDSQAESVDLTNEKFEGIASTIEEMQSAFIVLKEQSEQMLVQKDTIIQRITNLATVSEETAASTQEVSAILEQQNHSIDEIEKASLELSTLAEKTQASINIFKS, encoded by the coding sequence ATGGAGAATATTACAGAAATTGGAAATTATCGGCAGAAAAATATTAACCGCTTAACCCTTGGTGTACGTTCTAAAATTTTAATGAGTATTATTGTTGCACTTCTTATTAGCCCAACTATATCACTGTTCTTAAACCAACTTGTAAACCGTCTTGAATTATTTACAGGTGATATATCTGTCTACATCTCAACCGTTATCAATTTATTTGTGGTTTCTGCTATCATCATGCTTCAGTTACATCTTATTATTCTAAAACCATTAAAAGCAATCACAGAAAAAATTAGAACTATCACTCAGGATCTTGATCTTGAAACTAGAATTAATGGTAATTTCAAACATGAAATCGGAGATTTAGCATTTTTTTTGAATGGCTTCTTGGATTCAGTCCAAACCACGGTTAAAGATGTAAAAGCATCTACTGAACGAGTCAGTAACCATTCAAAAAGCGTGGTTAAACTTAATGGAAGTGTTTCAAAGACTGCAACAGATATAGGTAGAAATATGGAAGAAATTGCAAATGGTATGTCTAGTCAAGCTGCTGATAATGAAAATGCTGTTCAAGCAACATTGGCTTTTGGTAATCAAATTAATGAAGAACAACAAAAAATAACTGAAATACATGATATGACCTTACTTATCAAAGATATGAAAGATGATGGTCTAACTATTTTAAAAAATTTGGTACATAAAACTCAAGAAACAAAGGCTGTAGCTGGTATCGTCAATGACATCGTTCTTAATACCAATACCAGTGCAGAAAGCATACAATCTGCCAGTGCTATGATTCAACAAATATCTAATCAAACCAATCTATTGGCTCTAAATGCGGCAATAGAAGCTGCTCGAGCTGGAGAACATGGAAAAGGGTTTGCCGTAGTTGCAGATGAGATTAGGAAACTAGCAGAACAATCCAATGACTTTACCCAGAAGATTTCCAATATCATAGAGGAGCTTATGAAAAAGTCTGTTTTAGCTGTGGATAAAATGTCAGAAGTTGGTGAGATTGTGGATTCACAAGCCGAAAGCGTGGATTTAACCAACGAAAAATTTGAAGGTATTGCTTCCACCATAGAAGAAATGCAAAGTGCTTTTATTGTACTTAAAGAACAAAGTGAGCAAATGCTCGTGCAAAAAGATACCATCATACAACGCATCACCAACTTAGCAACTGTATCCGAGGAAACTGCTGCCAGTACACAAGAAGTTTCAGCAATCTTAGAGCAACAGAATCACTCAATAGATGAGATTGAAAAAGCAAGTCTAGAGTTATCCACATTAGCAGAAAAAACGCAAGCCTCTATCAACATATTTAAATCATAA
- a CDS encoding aminotransferase class I/II-fold pyridoxal phosphate-dependent enzyme, with product MNKNLYSHLKKYHHKVYPMHMPGHKGGRYRFIEDAYTIDVTEVPGTDHLYQASGILKESMDHIAKMYGTKKSIFLVNGSTMGIISVIGGIHEAEDTVLVARNCHQSVYHGITLFKLKPLYIYPEVTQFGLVGGIDPRKVEEALIANPKILSFIMTSPTYEGFISDVETIAKICHRYNVMLIVDEAHGAHLPFSKSLPDSAVNLGADIVIHSMHKTLPTFTQSALLHLNLEKETERKVLKMLQMLQTSSPSYVMMAQMDMCIRQLMHQEKLWTSHSKNLEKVNNSLIKMKSIRSLSQYRNIGEGIVAKDPYKHVLLFEKSNITGHDFNQILRKDYNIQLELSSKIHALGFFSIADRKSDLISYARAIKAIDKKLKPLIKPLKVAHCFDKNEKVLEPYEAFSQKSERIPISQGLDRIAAGMITPYPPGIPMVVPGEKITKGLIQQIHKWEEEGLEILGYEENKVDVIL from the coding sequence ATGAATAAAAATCTCTATAGTCATCTGAAAAAATATCATCACAAGGTATATCCGATGCATATGCCAGGACATAAAGGTGGACGTTATCGATTTATTGAGGATGCCTATACCATAGATGTTACAGAGGTACCGGGAACAGATCATCTTTATCAAGCCAGTGGCATACTAAAAGAAAGCATGGATCATATCGCAAAAATGTATGGGACTAAGAAAAGTATTTTCTTAGTGAATGGCAGCACCATGGGTATTATAAGTGTTATTGGAGGTATCCATGAAGCAGAAGATACAGTTTTGGTTGCTAGGAATTGTCATCAGTCCGTGTATCATGGCATCACATTATTTAAGTTAAAGCCATTATATATTTATCCGGAAGTTACGCAGTTTGGCTTAGTTGGCGGCATTGATCCAAGAAAAGTGGAAGAGGCTTTAATTGCTAATCCTAAGATACTGTCTTTTATAATGACCAGTCCTACATATGAGGGTTTTATATCGGACGTTGAAACCATAGCAAAAATATGTCATCGCTATAATGTTATGTTGATTGTAGATGAAGCTCATGGCGCTCATCTCCCCTTTTCAAAAAGCTTACCGGATTCAGCCGTCAATTTGGGTGCTGATATAGTTATACATAGCATGCATAAAACCTTGCCTACGTTCACTCAATCAGCCCTTCTGCATCTAAATCTGGAAAAAGAGACAGAAAGAAAAGTACTAAAAATGTTACAGATGCTGCAGACCAGTAGTCCTTCTTATGTCATGATGGCCCAGATGGACATGTGTATTCGGCAGTTGATGCATCAGGAAAAACTGTGGACAAGTCACTCGAAAAATCTAGAAAAAGTGAATAACAGTCTCATTAAAATGAAAAGCATTCGAAGTTTAAGTCAATATAGAAATATTGGGGAAGGTATTGTTGCAAAAGACCCCTATAAACATGTTCTACTTTTTGAAAAATCGAATATTACCGGTCATGATTTTAATCAAATACTAAGAAAGGATTATAATATACAATTAGAACTTTCTTCTAAGATTCATGCACTGGGATTTTTTAGTATAGCAGATCGTAAAAGTGATTTAATTTCCTATGCAAGAGCAATAAAGGCCATTGATAAAAAGCTTAAGCCATTAATAAAGCCATTAAAAGTAGCGCATTGTTTTGACAAGAATGAAAAGGTACTGGAACCTTATGAGGCTTTCTCCCAAAAAAGTGAGAGAATACCTATAAGTCAGGGATTAGATAGAATTGCAGCAGGCATGATTACACCTTATCCACCGGGTATTCCTATGGTGGTACCGGGAGAAAAAATTACGAAAGGTTTGATACAACAGATTCATAAATGGGAAGAAGAAGGCTTGGAAATTCTGGGTTATGAAGAGAATAAAGTGGATGTTATCCTATAA
- a CDS encoding NUDIX hydrolase — protein MLDPILKKLKKSLKHTDILIGKEDKYLNAAVLIPLIELKNEIHILYQVRSEHIRQGGEIGFPGGGKEEIDEGDYERTAVRETSEELGIDEDKIEVIGHLGTLVAHSDVTIDVFVGVLKIHDLKDLNLNEEVASVFTVPLEILLNMKTEIHLVDMEVKPSFIVEEGDEVIALTSKSLGLPDKYDRPWVKQKRKIYFYRYDHHIIWGMTGEITKAFLDLFND, from the coding sequence ATGTTGGATCCAATACTTAAAAAGCTAAAAAAAAGTCTAAAGCATACGGATATCCTAATTGGTAAAGAAGATAAATACTTAAATGCTGCAGTCTTAATACCTTTAATAGAGCTGAAGAATGAAATTCATATCTTGTATCAGGTAAGAAGTGAGCATATTCGACAAGGTGGTGAGATTGGATTTCCGGGCGGCGGTAAGGAGGAAATTGATGAAGGCGATTATGAAAGAACAGCAGTAAGAGAAACCTCAGAGGAACTTGGAATTGACGAGGATAAGATTGAGGTCATTGGCCATCTAGGCACTTTGGTTGCACACTCAGATGTGACCATAGATGTATTTGTAGGTGTTTTAAAAATTCATGATTTAAAAGACCTAAATCTTAATGAGGAGGTCGCTTCAGTATTTACTGTTCCACTTGAAATCCTATTGAATATGAAAACAGAGATTCATCTTGTTGATATGGAAGTTAAACCTTCTTTTATTGTTGAAGAGGGAGATGAAGTGATAGCCCTTACCTCAAAATCACTAGGATTGCCGGATAAATATGACAGACCTTGGGTTAAGCAGAAACGTAAGATATATTTTTATCGATATGATCACCATATCATATGGGGTATGACCGGAGAAATTACAAAAGCTTTTTTAGACTTATTTAATGACTAA
- a CDS encoding tagaturonate reductase, whose translation MNVAEWKKAPDHPVKVIQFGEGNFLRGFVDWMIHKMNEQNLFNGSVAVVQPLAKGLLPILESQNYTYTHYLKGIKNQEPVIEYYKNTALSVGINPYEDFESYLSLAHIETASIIVSNTTEAGIVFDSKDQLDMEASVTYPGKLTRLMYERYEAFKGDPDKGYIVLPCELIDNNADRLKEAVMAYIDLWNLGETFKTWVEKSNQFCNTLVDRIVPGYPKENIKTIWEELGYEDQLVVESEQFNLWVIQGNDKVQQAFPADEAGCQVLFVDDVTPYKVRKVRILNGAHTTLVPVAYLYGIETVLESVEDPQINQFLMKAIFDEIIPTLTLSKEALEIYAAEVILRFKNPFVKHYLMSISLNSMSKYQTRVLPSLLAYFDQNSKLPKRLVAALASYMVFYRGEYAGKKIAIVDNEDILKLYKDAWKQYDGSKTSLVDVVEAVLGYEPNWKGNLNHIPGLRDQVVNYVSIILDEGMENLIHAVEDED comes from the coding sequence ATGAATGTAGCAGAATGGAAAAAAGCACCAGATCACCCAGTCAAGGTGATACAATTTGGAGAAGGTAATTTTCTAAGAGGTTTTGTGGATTGGATGATTCATAAAATGAATGAGCAGAATTTATTCAATGGTAGTGTAGCGGTTGTCCAACCTTTAGCAAAAGGTTTGCTACCTATACTAGAGTCGCAGAATTATACATACACCCACTATTTGAAAGGTATTAAGAATCAGGAGCCGGTCATAGAGTATTATAAAAATACAGCATTATCCGTTGGAATTAATCCTTATGAGGATTTTGAGAGCTACCTTTCTCTAGCGCACATAGAAACAGCCTCAATCATTGTCTCAAATACGACGGAAGCGGGCATCGTATTTGATTCAAAAGACCAATTGGATATGGAAGCTTCGGTAACATATCCGGGAAAATTAACAAGACTGATGTATGAAAGATATGAAGCTTTTAAGGGAGACCCTGATAAAGGCTATATCGTGTTGCCTTGTGAGCTCATAGACAACAATGCAGACCGACTAAAAGAAGCGGTAATGGCCTATATAGATCTATGGAACCTTGGTGAGACTTTTAAGACCTGGGTTGAAAAATCCAATCAGTTCTGTAATACACTTGTCGATCGGATTGTTCCTGGTTATCCCAAAGAAAATATAAAGACAATATGGGAAGAATTGGGTTACGAAGATCAGTTGGTGGTGGAAAGTGAACAGTTTAATCTTTGGGTTATTCAAGGCAATGATAAAGTTCAGCAGGCTTTTCCGGCAGACGAAGCAGGTTGCCAAGTGCTTTTTGTAGATGATGTCACACCCTATAAGGTGAGAAAAGTACGTATTCTAAACGGTGCCCATACCACCCTAGTACCGGTTGCTTATTTATATGGTATCGAAACGGTTCTTGAGTCCGTAGAAGATCCACAGATCAATCAATTTCTTATGAAGGCAATATTTGATGAAATCATTCCGACACTTACTTTGTCAAAAGAAGCGCTAGAAATTTACGCAGCTGAAGTCATCTTGCGTTTCAAAAACCCTTTTGTTAAGCATTATCTTATGAGTATCTCATTAAACAGTATGTCGAAATATCAGACACGTGTTCTGCCTTCACTTCTTGCTTATTTTGATCAAAATAGTAAGTTACCTAAGCGATTGGTTGCGGCGTTGGCTTCTTATATGGTTTTTTATCGAGGTGAATATGCCGGTAAGAAGATCGCCATAGTCGACAATGAGGATATTCTAAAGCTTTATAAAGATGCTTGGAAGCAGTATGATGGTAGTAAGACAAGCCTTGTAGATGTAGTAGAAGCCGTACTTGGATATGAACCTAATTGGAAAGGTAACCTGAATCACATACCCGGACTAAGAGATCAAGTGGTCAATTATGTTTCAATCATACTGGATGAAGGTATGGAAAATCTAATCCATGCCGTTGAAGATGAAGATTGA